From Panicum hallii strain FIL2 chromosome 2, PHallii_v3.1, whole genome shotgun sequence, a single genomic window includes:
- the LOC112883536 gene encoding condensin complex subunit 1: MASPFVFPSSLRDLERDTDGDDEPSLRPQNPVAVATLRAADLEEFVKGASFDLSDKELFCIEEQEVFDVIYSIIYSFFLLSIVLTEESAAESCTGAKVTAHGRKKNPVYTWNWEAQRGRIMNLIANSLEADLSLLFGPGGTDERYLSFVSKCTFVLCENQNVLKDEDTRIGMCRIIGAIATKHQRISEISASVLHLIHKFDFTVAHLAETVASAEKKFGDGSLAISLIREIGRSDPKDYARDSVGADNVGRFLVELADRLPKLMSTNIGVLVPHFGGDSYKIRNALVGVLGKLAAKAFKDVEGNNNARLRSKQAMLEILIERCRDVSAYTRSRVLQVWAELCEENSISIGLWNEVASVASGRLEDKSAIVRKSALQLLITMLQHNPFGPQLKTSTFEATLEKYKEKLEGMDPRNPEQDELVNDSSFGEVGMGQPDSVSDSCIANSQDQNDPDATIVEITNLEQIRAIVASLEAGLRFSKCITSLMPTLIQLLASSSATDVENTILLLMRCRQFQIEGSEEALRKMLPLVFSQDKSIYEAVESAFITIYTRKSPTETASSLLNLAIDCSIGDLAALESLVSSLVSKAEISSSTVAALWDYFCFNINGVRPVQSRGALSVLCMAAKSSPSILGTHLQDIIDIGFGRWAKQEPLLARTACLALQRLSEEDRSKLISTNSGVFAALQGLITSFSLSEKIWYGAADKAISTIYTLHPAPEIFATEIAKKSLSSVFSVLRTEDVSNEDETQNDAFLSSLPPSKLGRFLFVISHIALNHLVYIETSVKKIQKQKRKNESSQHITEGPQSDASKSSEAQGINAELGLGATVDIAIESLAERAEKEIVCCSSEKNLIGHCGPFLSKLCRNMTFLQKFPELQASAMLALCRLMIIDAEFCEANLQILFTVAESAPSEIVRSNCTIALGDLAVRLPNLLEPWTEYIYARLRDPSVSVRKNAVLVISHLILNDMMKVKGYINEMAVRIEDENERISSLAKLFFHELSKKGNNPIYNLLPDILGRLCTQNLKDETFCNIMQFLITSIKKDKQMEALVDKLCNRFAGVNDVRQWEYISYCLSQLTFTEKGLKKLIDNFKMFEHALSEDSVMNHFRSVISKCKKFAKPELKVCIEEFEEKLGKVHEEKKEQEETTKNAEAHKQRIGSLDKFLASKEVEQSIGNPVEEETSEVVDPSVDSSTEDKENTPECSDNISTGNCQTSTTFTESEDGSEEIQSTRPVRKGLSRSRVKKTRDPVVEDSSDSAAARRSTRRQGR; this comes from the exons GTGCATCTTTTGATCTGTCTGACAAGGAGCTCTTCTGCATCGAGGAACAGGAGGTGTTCGATGTCATCTATTCTATT ATCTATTCCTTCTTTCTCCTTTCCATTGTTCTCACTGAGGAATCTGCTGCTGAAAGCTGCACAGGGGCTAAG GTGACAGCGCATGGTCGAAAGAAGAATCCTGTATATACTTGGAACTGGGAAGCTCAAAGAGGCAGGATCATGAATCTAATAGCTAATTCTCTTGAAGCTGACCTTTCGCTACTTTTTGGTCCTGGAGGAACTGATGAACGATACCTATCTTTTGTTTCCAA GTGTACTTTTGTTCTCTGTGAGAATCAAAATGTGTTAAAAGATGAGGATACAAGAATTGGCATGTGCAGGATAATTGGAGCAATTGCCACGAAGCATCAGAGGATTTCTGAAATCAGTGCATCTGTCTTGCATTTGATCCACAAGTTTGATTTCACTGTTGCTCATCTTGCGGAAACAGTTGCTTCTGCAGAGAAAAAGTTTGGTGATGGAAGCCTTGCAATTTCCCTAATTAGGGAGATAGGTCGGAGTGACCCAAAAGATTATGCAAGGGATAGTGTTGGTGCTGATAATGTTGGGAGATTCCTTGTCGAACTTGCAGACCGCTTGCCAAAGCTTATGTCAACCAATATCGGTGTTCTTGTACCTCACTTTGGTGGTGACTCATATAAGATTAGAAATGCTCTTGTTGGAGTCTTGGGAAAGCTGGCTGCAAAGGCTTTCAAAGATGTTGAAGGTAATAACAATGCTCGGCTCCGAAGTAAGCAGGCTATGCTAGAAATTTTGATTGAGCGTTGTAGGGATGTGTCAGCATACACAAGGAGTCGTGTGCTTCAGGTGTGGGCAGAGCTGTGTGAAGAAAACTCTATCTCAATTGGCCTGTGGAATGAAGTGGCTTCAGTTGCTTCGGGGAGATTGGAGGACAAAAGTGCTATTGTGAGAAAATCAGCGTTACAGCTTCTCATCACGATGCTGCAACACAACCCTTTTGGGCCTCAGCTAAAGACTTCAACCTTTGAGGCAACTCTAGAAAAGTACAAGGAAAAATTAGAAGGAATGGATCCTCGAAATCCAGAACAAGATGAGCTTGTGAATGATAGTTCTTTCGGTGAAGTGGGCATGGGCCAACCCGATAGTGTCAGTGATAGCTGTATAGCAAACAGTCAGGATCAGAACGATCCTGATGCCACGATTGTGGAAATAACAAACTTGGAACAGATCAGAGCTATAGTTGCATCACTTGAAGCTGGTCTGCGGTTTTCAAAGTGTATAACTTCCTTAATGCCAACTCTTATTCAGCTGTTGGCATCATCTTCAGCTACGGATGTTGAGAACACCATTCTTTTACTAATGAGATGCAGACAATTTCAGATCGAAGGATCAGAAGAAGCACTCAGGAAAATGTTACCTCTG GTATTTTCTCAGGATAAGTCAATATATGAAGCAGTGGAGAGCGCATTCATTACAATATACACAAGGAAAAGCCCAACAGAAACGGCAAGCAGTTTGTTAAATCTAGCCATTGATTGCAGCATCGGTGACCTTGCTGCTCTTGAGAGCTTAGTTAGCTCATTAGTTTCAAAAGCAGAAATTTCATCAAGCACG GTAGCCGCACTGTGGGACTATTTTTGCTTTAACATCAACGGAGTGAGACCAGTGCAAAGCCGTGGGGCTTTATCAGTTCTTTGTATGGCAGCAAAGTCGTCTCCCAGCATTTTGGGTACTCACTTGCAAGATATTATTGACATTGGGTTTGGACGCTGGGCTAAGCAGGAGCCTCTGCTTGCTAGAACTGCGTGTCTTGCTCTGCAGAGATTGTCAGAAGAAGACAGAAGCAAACTGATAAGTACTAATAGTGGAGTATTTGCTGCGCTGCAAGGTTTGATAACAAGCTTCTCGCTTTCTGAGAAAATATGGTATGGAGCTGCAGATAAAGCTATAAGCACCATCTATACCTTACACCCTGCACCTGAAATCTTTGCTACTGAGATTGCAAAGAAGTCCCTCAGTTCAGTATTCAGTGTTTTAAGAACTGAGGATGTGTCAAATGAAGATGAAACTCAGAATGATGCCTTTCTGTCATCACTACCACCTTCAAAACTGGGTAGGTTTCTTTTTGTTATTAGCCATATAGCACTGAATCATTTGGTGTACATCGAAACTTCCGTTAAGAAAATTCAGAAACAGAAACGGAAGAATGAAAGTTCTCAACACATCACTGAGGGTCCACAGTCGGATGCATCTAAAAGTTCAGAG GCACAAGGCATAAATGCCGAACTGGGACTGGGTGCAACAGTAGATATTGCAATTGAATCCCTTGCTGAAAGGGCAGAAAAGGAAATCGTTTGCTGTTCTTCTGAAAAGAATCTCATAGGACATTGTGGACCATTTCTCTCAAAACTCTGCAGGAATATGACTTTTCTGCAAAAG TTCCCAGAGTTACAAGCTTCAGCCATGCTTGCTCTTTGCAGGCTAATGATCATTGATGCAGAATTCTG CGAAGCAAATCTTCAAATTCTGTTTACTGTTGCTGAAAGTGCACCTTCTGAAATTGTCCGATCCAATTGCACTATAGCTCTTGGTGATTTAGCAGTTCGCTTGCCAAACCTCTTGGAACCTTGGACGGAGTATATATATGCCCGATTACGTGATCCTTCAGTATCTGTGCGGAAGAATGCTGTGCTGGTTATTTCTCACCTTATACTGAATGATATGATGAAG GTCAAAGGTTATATAAATGAAATGGCTGTAAGGATAGAAGATGAAAATGAGAGGATCTCAAGTCTTGCAAAACTCTTCTTTCATGAGTTGTCAAAGAAAG GAAACAATCCAATTTATAATCTTCTTCCGGATATACTGGGCCGACTGTGCACTCAAAATCTCAAAGATGAAACATTTTGCAACATCATGCAGTTCTTAATTACCTCTATTAAAAAG GACAAACAAATGGAAGCTCTTGTGGATAAGCTCTGCAATAGGTTTGCTGGTGTAAACG ATGTTAGACAGTGGGAGTATATCTCTTATTGCCTCTCTCAGCTAACCTTCACTGAAAAGGGTTTGAAGAAACTCATCGATAACTTTAAGATGTTTGAGCATGCATTATCTGAAGATTCTGTGATGAACCACTTCAGAAGTGTGATATCAAAG TGCAAGAAGTTTGCGAAACCTGAGCTCAAAGTTTGCATTGAGGAATTTGAGGAGAAACTTGGCAAGGTTCATGAGGAAAAGAAAGAACAGGAAGAGACAACCAAAAATGCTGAGGCACACAAACAGAGAATTGGCTCGCTAGACAAATTTCTGGCTAGTAAGGAAGTTGAACAGAGTATTGGCAATCCTGTTGAAG AAGAAACTAGTGAGGTAGTTGATCCTTCAGTGGATAGCAGCACTGAAGATAAGGAGAACACGCCAGAATGCAGTGATAATATTTCTACAGGAAATTGTCAGACATCAACCACATTTACAGAATCAGAAGATGGTAGTGAAGAGATTCAGTCAACACGACCTGTCCGCAAAG GCTTGTCACGATCAAGGGTAAAGAAAACCAGAGATCCTGTTGTAGAGGACTCATCAGACAGTGCTGCAGCTAGACGCTCAACCAGAAG ACAAGGAAGGTGA